Proteins from a genomic interval of Niabella soli DSM 19437:
- the atpE gene encoding ATP synthase F0 subunit C encodes MSLMNTLLEVSGSWSHFGGAVGAGLAAIGAGIGIGQIGKGATEGIARQPEAANDIRGAMILSAALIEGVALFAVIAGLLAVLK; translated from the coding sequence ATGAGTTTAATGAACACTTTGTTGGAAGTAAGCGGAAGCTGGTCTCACTTTGGTGGCGCCGTAGGTGCCGGCCTTGCTGCGATTGGTGCCGGTATCGGTATCGGTCAAATTGGTAAAGGAGCAACCGAAGGTATCGCTCGTCAGCCGGAAGCTGCTAACGACATTCGTGGTGCTATGATCTTATCTGCAGCCTTGATTGAGGGTGTTGCCCTGTTTGCGGTAATCGCAGGCTTATTGGCTGTGTTGAAGTAA
- a CDS encoding RNA polymerase sigma factor, translated as MSVLHKTGYSLSEIIGGCKLGNPTWQKALYEQYYGFALAVCLRYAVSEQVALEIANDGFVKVFRGMREFNEPADALQLSKTFMSWFKKIMINTSINYTKSALSKESARLKSGSPEDLEADTRESAFDELAYRDLVRLIQQLSPAYRNTFSLYVIEGYTHDQIASILGISVGASKSNLLKARKNLRALLDKLK; from the coding sequence TTGTCAGTATTGCACAAGACCGGGTATAGCCTGTCAGAGATCATAGGTGGCTGTAAGTTGGGGAACCCCACCTGGCAGAAGGCGCTGTATGAACAATATTACGGGTTCGCCCTTGCCGTTTGTCTGCGTTATGCAGTATCAGAGCAAGTGGCCTTGGAGATTGCAAACGACGGGTTTGTAAAGGTATTCAGGGGAATGCGGGAGTTCAATGAACCGGCGGATGCGTTACAGCTATCAAAAACGTTTATGTCGTGGTTTAAAAAAATAATGATCAATACCAGCATCAACTATACTAAGTCTGCTTTAAGCAAAGAAAGTGCCCGCTTAAAAAGTGGCAGTCCGGAAGATCTTGAAGCAGACACGCGCGAATCTGCGTTCGACGAGTTGGCGTACAGAGACCTGGTGCGGCTGATACAACAGCTAAGCCCGGCCTATAGAAATACCTTTAGCCTGTATGTTATTGAAGGCTATACGCATGATCAGATAGCAAGCATTCTTGGAATATCTGTTGGGGCTTCAAAATCAAATTTACTTAAAGCACGAAAAAACTTAAGAGCGTTATTGGATAAACTTAAATGA
- a CDS encoding OB-fold protein: protein MKRRIKILLLVIIAMAGVLYGLYWYYKKPEDIRSAVPQLESTAAGIIADFNNDEQVATKKYVDKVILINGKVTDIKVEQNGTATVFLDGNDPLASVTCSFYNNEAGNLKTIKPGAMVKIKGVCTGKLMDVVFNKCSIVP, encoded by the coding sequence ATGAAACGCCGGATAAAAATCCTGTTGCTTGTAATAATAGCAATGGCAGGTGTATTGTATGGACTATACTGGTACTACAAGAAACCGGAAGATATAAGAAGCGCGGTTCCACAGTTGGAAAGTACCGCCGCGGGGATCATAGCAGACTTTAATAATGACGAACAGGTGGCCACGAAAAAATATGTAGACAAGGTTATTTTAATCAATGGTAAGGTTACCGATATAAAAGTTGAACAGAATGGGACTGCTACTGTTTTCCTGGACGGCAATGACCCCCTGGCTTCTGTTACCTGCAGCTTTTATAACAACGAAGCCGGCAATTTAAAAACGATAAAGCCCGGCGCTATGGTAAAGATCAAGGGCGTTTGCACCGGCAAGCTTATGGATGTCGTATTCAATAAATGTAGTATTGTTCCCTAA
- a CDS encoding response regulator codes for MENQGYKILVADDEPDLLDILSYNLIKEGYNVTTAKDGDEAIEKAKQVKPHLIILDMMMPKKTGVQVCQVLRTQDVFKETLIMFLTALNDESTQIRGLETGADDYVSKPVSPKVLLSRVAALLRRIHKEDTKSIKAGPITIDPERFVVQNGEKEIILAKKEFELLYLLALKPGRVFLRNEILNAIWGNDVIVGDRTIDVHIRKIRQKLEMDCITTVKGVGYKFEV; via the coding sequence ATGGAGAACCAGGGCTATAAAATTTTAGTGGCAGATGATGAGCCGGATTTGCTTGATATATTATCTTATAATCTTATTAAAGAAGGTTATAATGTAACAACAGCAAAGGACGGTGACGAGGCTATTGAAAAAGCAAAACAGGTAAAACCTCACCTGATTATCCTGGATATGATGATGCCCAAAAAAACCGGCGTTCAGGTTTGCCAGGTATTGAGGACGCAGGATGTTTTTAAAGAAACGCTTATTATGTTTCTGACGGCCCTTAATGATGAGTCTACCCAGATCAGGGGGTTGGAGACAGGAGCAGATGATTATGTAAGCAAACCGGTGAGCCCGAAAGTACTGTTGAGCAGGGTTGCCGCCCTGTTGCGTAGAATCCATAAGGAAGATACTAAATCTATTAAAGCTGGTCCTATAACCATTGATCCTGAAAGGTTTGTGGTTCAAAATGGAGAAAAAGAGATCATCCTGGCGAAAAAAGAATTTGAATTGCTGTACCTGCTGGCGTTAAAGCCCGGCCGTGTTTTTTTGCGGAATGAGATCCTGAACGCTATCTGGGGCAATGACGTAATTGTCGGAGATCGCACCATCGACGTCCACATCAGGAAAATACGCCAGAAACTGGAGATGGATTGTATTACTACTGTAAAAGGAGTAGGTTATAAGTTTGAGGTATAG
- a CDS encoding porin family protein: MSKFTNMSDEELDKLFRDAADRFQPPDAPEGAWEDFYKTKLLREGQQPAAAGIPWRKKLLAFLIPAPSWQFAASCLFVVLAAWFFLNKEKPTGSVAAIQTENRPARVTGTDTTDQSNKKEHNNTTTETAGANNALIMPQRQPEEVISAPVREEPVSGLITNTAPLKFSPGANGFVKKDSVLPRQPQQGILSLRGNPEEKDNKPVYHINPQWEPQTETAGNSRSPGFKWQIGVQGGSNLGMVKGDVSKKPGVNAGVVVQRKLGTSRFSLESGVMYESMTYAVNNEDFTPNGYPVSTKVSNIEGSCSMIDVPVNVRYDVISSKKNKAFVSTGVSPTMIVKQSYVYDYDKGDGPARIDRDVSGKGNSVYAVANLSIGYEQKWNHISVQVAPYVKIPMGEIGYGNLSLGGIGTQISIKKDL, translated from the coding sequence ATGAGCAAATTCACAAATATGAGTGATGAAGAGTTGGATAAACTCTTTCGCGATGCGGCGGATCGTTTTCAACCACCCGATGCCCCGGAAGGCGCCTGGGAGGATTTTTACAAAACAAAGCTCCTTAGGGAGGGGCAGCAGCCGGCAGCGGCGGGCATCCCATGGAGGAAAAAGCTACTGGCTTTTCTGATCCCCGCACCCTCCTGGCAATTTGCTGCATCCTGCTTGTTTGTTGTTTTAGCGGCCTGGTTTTTTCTGAACAAAGAAAAGCCAACCGGATCTGTGGCAGCTATTCAAACTGAAAACAGGCCTGCCAGGGTTACAGGTACTGATACCACTGATCAATCGAATAAAAAGGAGCATAATAATACAACAACTGAAACCGCTGGCGCTAACAATGCACTTATAATGCCGCAGCGTCAGCCGGAAGAAGTCATCAGCGCACCCGTTCGCGAAGAACCGGTTAGCGGGTTAATCACAAACACAGCGCCGCTGAAGTTTTCGCCCGGGGCAAATGGTTTCGTTAAAAAAGATTCCGTGCTGCCCAGGCAGCCGCAACAAGGGATACTTTCATTAAGAGGGAACCCGGAGGAAAAGGATAATAAACCTGTTTATCATATAAATCCGCAATGGGAGCCGCAAACCGAAACGGCCGGCAACAGCCGCAGTCCGGGTTTCAAATGGCAGATCGGCGTACAGGGCGGTTCCAACCTGGGTATGGTTAAGGGCGATGTATCTAAAAAACCGGGAGTGAATGCTGGAGTTGTTGTACAAAGAAAATTAGGAACCTCCAGGTTTTCACTGGAATCGGGGGTTATGTATGAATCGATGACATATGCGGTAAATAACGAGGATTTTACGCCTAACGGGTACCCCGTATCTACAAAAGTGTCCAATATTGAAGGCTCCTGTTCTATGATCGATGTTCCGGTAAATGTGCGGTACGATGTGATATCCTCTAAAAAGAACAAGGCATTTGTAAGCACAGGTGTGTCGCCTACTATGATCGTAAAACAAAGCTACGTGTACGACTATGATAAAGGAGACGGGCCGGCCCGGATCGACAGGGACGTTTCGGGAAAAGGGAATAGTGTTTATGCTGTAGCCAATCTGTCAATAGGATATGAGCAAAAGTGGAATCACATTTCTGTTCAGGTAGCCCCTTATGTCAAAATTCCAATGGGCGAAATCGGTTATGGCAATTTAAGTCTGGGCGGCATTGGCACCCAGATATCGATAAAAAAAGATTTGTAG
- a CDS encoding ABC transporter ATP-binding protein — protein sequence MTEAKKTFFDISKLRRIFHYAAPYRKKFYLSVALAILLALITPLRPLLIQLTVDKYIAHSIPRMVVAITLIQGIIILIETAMRFSFSFTTAWLGQAVVKDIRDGVYKKILNLNLRQFDRTPIGTLTTRTINDIESINDIFSDGLIPIVADLLSILCVLVYMFWVDWQLTLIALIPFPIMIIATYYFKESINRSFFKVRNAVAALNAFVQEHLSGMSVVQAFHSEGREFNKFNAINRQHRDANIRSIFAYSVFFPVIEVVLALSIGLVIWYTAGKALDLKQEQQGVIVSFILCLNLLFRPLRMLADKFNTVQMGIIASDRVFSVLDNTDVTLPPAGGYAAPRHRVNGAIGFEKVWFAYVNENWVLKDISFLIEPGETVAIVGHTGSGKTTITNLLNRFYTIQQGIIKIDDRDIMRLSPEYLRKNIGVVLQDVFLFSGSVLDNITLRNPAISREQVVAAAKMIDMHDFIMRLPGGYDYNVKERGATLSLGQRQLLSFIRALLYDPSILILDEATSSIDTESELLIQKATETLVSGRTSIVIAHRLSTIRKADKIIVLDKGILVEMGTHEALMEKNGFYARLHRMQFQHQEA from the coding sequence ATGACCGAGGCAAAAAAAACTTTTTTCGATATTTCCAAGTTAAGACGCATTTTCCACTATGCAGCTCCCTACAGGAAAAAATTCTATTTGTCGGTCGCCCTGGCTATTCTGCTGGCCCTCATCACGCCCCTCCGCCCCTTGCTGATTCAACTGACCGTTGATAAATATATAGCTCATTCCATTCCCCGTATGGTAGTAGCCATCACCCTTATTCAGGGAATCATCATTCTGATAGAAACGGCCATGCGTTTTTCTTTTTCTTTTACCACCGCCTGGCTGGGGCAGGCCGTGGTAAAAGATATACGCGATGGTGTTTATAAAAAAATACTGAACCTGAACCTCAGGCAATTTGACCGTACCCCCATCGGAACACTTACCACCCGGACCATTAACGATATTGAATCCATAAATGATATTTTTTCTGACGGACTGATCCCTATTGTTGCCGACCTGCTTTCCATACTTTGTGTGCTGGTTTACATGTTTTGGGTCGATTGGCAACTGACGTTGATAGCCCTGATCCCCTTCCCGATCATGATCATCGCCACCTATTATTTCAAAGAGAGTATTAACAGGTCTTTTTTTAAAGTACGTAATGCTGTAGCCGCACTAAATGCTTTTGTACAGGAGCATTTATCGGGCATGAGCGTGGTGCAGGCCTTTCATTCTGAAGGACGGGAGTTTAATAAATTCAATGCCATCAACAGACAGCACCGCGACGCCAATATCAGATCTATTTTTGCCTACTCTGTTTTTTTTCCTGTAATTGAAGTAGTGCTGGCCCTTTCCATCGGGCTGGTGATCTGGTACACGGCGGGCAAAGCGCTGGACCTGAAGCAGGAACAGCAGGGTGTCATCGTGTCCTTTATCCTTTGTTTGAACTTATTGTTCCGCCCCCTGCGAATGCTGGCTGATAAATTCAATACCGTGCAAATGGGCATAATAGCCAGTGACCGCGTCTTTTCTGTTCTGGATAATACCGATGTAACGTTGCCGCCCGCCGGCGGATATGCAGCTCCCCGCCACCGGGTGAACGGCGCTATTGGTTTTGAAAAGGTATGGTTTGCTTATGTAAATGAGAATTGGGTATTGAAGGACATTAGTTTTCTTATTGAGCCGGGTGAAACCGTTGCCATTGTAGGCCACACCGGAAGCGGCAAAACCACCATTACCAATTTATTGAATCGCTTTTACACCATTCAACAAGGGATCATAAAAATTGATGACCGTGATATCATGCGCTTATCTCCGGAATACCTCAGAAAAAATATTGGTGTGGTGTTACAGGATGTTTTTTTATTCTCCGGATCTGTTTTAGATAATATTACCCTGCGCAATCCGGCCATTTCCAGAGAGCAGGTAGTGGCTGCCGCCAAAATGATTGATATGCACGATTTTATTATGCGGTTACCCGGCGGCTATGATTATAATGTAAAAGAACGGGGCGCCACCTTATCATTAGGACAGCGACAGTTACTGTCGTTTATTCGCGCGCTTTTATACGATCCTTCTATCCTTATCCTGGACGAGGCCACCTCTTCTATTGATACCGAAAGCGAATTGCTCATTCAAAAAGCAACCGAAACATTGGTGAGTGGCCGCACGTCTATTGTTATTGCACACCGGCTGAGTACCATCCGCAAAGCGGATAAAATAATAGTGCTGGATAAAGGCATATTGGTGGAAATGGGCACCCATGAAGCGTTGATGGAGAAAAATGGGTTCTACGCGCGGTTGCACCGGATGCAGTTTCAACACCAGGAAGCTTAA
- the atpB gene encoding F0F1 ATP synthase subunit A, whose translation MGFKWFKSFMVAALGLFLVSSVQVVAAQEDAHADTTAKEEKFNPGEAILHHIADSHEFHFFTLKNDDGTQTHGALPLPVFLYSPQRGFSAFMSSNFHHGEEAYNGYKLEHDKVVAVDASGNPDESVKVYDFSITKNVAQMLIALVILVWLMTSMAKKYKSGQGVTSAPKGLQNAIEPVITFVRDDIAKPNLGPKYQKFLPYLLTIFFFILINAILGMFPGSANVTGNIAFTAVLGLIAFIVIIFNTNGHYWQHIFWFPGVPLPVKILMIPVELMGVFTKPFALIVRLFANMTAGHIVILSFISLIFIFSEMSKVAGVAFTPVSIAFAVFIYLIEILVAFIQAYIFANLTAIFIGEAIGDHHFEEDVQPHH comes from the coding sequence ATGGGTTTTAAATGGTTCAAATCCTTTATGGTAGCGGCTTTAGGCCTGTTTTTGGTATCTTCAGTTCAGGTTGTAGCTGCACAAGAGGACGCGCACGCCGACACTACTGCCAAAGAAGAGAAATTTAATCCGGGCGAGGCTATTTTACACCACATTGCCGATAGCCACGAGTTTCATTTTTTCACCCTGAAAAACGACGATGGCACACAAACCCACGGCGCTTTACCGCTGCCGGTGTTTTTATATTCTCCTCAAAGAGGCTTTTCGGCCTTTATGTCTTCTAACTTCCACCACGGCGAAGAAGCTTACAACGGTTACAAACTGGAGCATGATAAAGTAGTTGCAGTAGATGCCAGCGGAAACCCGGACGAATCGGTAAAAGTGTACGATTTTTCCATCACCAAGAACGTAGCACAGATGCTTATCGCCCTGGTAATATTGGTATGGCTGATGACCAGCATGGCAAAGAAATATAAAAGCGGCCAAGGCGTTACATCCGCACCCAAAGGGCTACAAAACGCCATTGAGCCGGTAATTACTTTTGTAAGAGACGATATCGCTAAGCCCAACCTGGGACCTAAATACCAGAAATTCCTGCCTTATTTATTAACCATTTTCTTTTTTATACTCATCAACGCAATACTGGGTATGTTCCCGGGCTCGGCGAACGTAACGGGCAATATTGCCTTTACCGCTGTGTTGGGTCTTATTGCCTTTATTGTAATCATATTTAATACGAACGGTCATTATTGGCAGCATATTTTCTGGTTCCCTGGTGTTCCCCTTCCTGTTAAAATATTAATGATCCCTGTGGAGCTGATGGGAGTATTCACCAAGCCCTTCGCATTGATTGTCCGTTTGTTTGCAAACATGACCGCCGGTCATATTGTAATTCTCAGCTTTATCAGTCTTATTTTTATCTTCTCCGAAATGTCGAAAGTGGCCGGGGTGGCTTTTACACCGGTGTCCATCGCCTTTGCGGTATTCATTTATTTAATTGAAATATTGGTAGCCTTTATCCAGGCGTATATTTTTGCAAATCTGACAGCGATATTCATTGGCGAAGCCATTGGTGATCATCATTTTGAGGAAGATGTGCAACCCCATCATTAA
- a CDS encoding sensor histidine kinase, which translates to MFDPKNLSPRKLSFFTALGLAAPISLIDLAIEHEWKAALISFLVVLIGGYLLISIVLERFIYRKIKVIYKFIYQTKATRRQETYYKYILPKKSLDEVAVDVENWAQENQQKVATLQANEEFRREFLQNLSHEFKTPVFAIQSYVETLLAGDMIDPLLNRKFLEKTAVNVDRLTTLLQDLDEISSLERGEITIVKRNFVIQDLLKETFESISIKAEQKNIHFSIKKGCEAPITVNADKERVRQVVLNLFENAIKYGKTNGSVKAGIYKTDDKRILVEISDDGVGIEEKSLPRIFERFFRTECGRRMDVTGSGLGLAICKHIIEAHQQTIHIRSTENVGTTIGFTLAAKKDWGKDEAAVVNG; encoded by the coding sequence ATGTTTGACCCGAAGAACCTTTCGCCCCGCAAATTGTCTTTCTTTACCGCGCTGGGTCTTGCCGCTCCTATCAGCTTAATTGATCTGGCGATCGAGCATGAATGGAAAGCGGCGCTGATCTCTTTCCTGGTCGTGTTGATCGGGGGGTATCTGTTGATCAGCATTGTGCTGGAACGGTTTATCTACCGAAAGATCAAAGTTATTTATAAATTTATTTATCAAACCAAGGCAACGCGCCGGCAGGAAACCTATTATAAATACATTTTACCCAAAAAAAGCTTGGACGAAGTAGCGGTGGATGTTGAAAACTGGGCACAGGAAAATCAGCAGAAAGTAGCCACCCTGCAGGCCAATGAAGAGTTCCGGAGGGAATTTCTGCAAAATTTGTCGCACGAATTTAAAACGCCGGTCTTCGCTATACAAAGCTATGTGGAGACGTTGCTGGCAGGGGATATGATCGACCCGCTCCTCAACCGGAAATTTCTCGAAAAAACCGCGGTCAATGTCGACCGCCTTACCACGCTGCTACAGGATCTTGATGAAATATCGAGTCTGGAACGGGGCGAGATCACCATCGTAAAACGCAATTTTGTGATCCAGGATCTGCTGAAAGAAACATTTGAAAGCATTTCTATAAAAGCCGAGCAAAAAAATATTCATTTCAGCATAAAAAAAGGATGTGAGGCTCCCATAACGGTTAATGCCGATAAGGAAAGGGTCCGGCAGGTGGTTTTGAACCTGTTTGAGAATGCGATCAAATACGGGAAAACCAACGGATCAGTGAAGGCGGGGATTTACAAAACAGATGATAAAAGGATCCTTGTTGAAATAAGTGACGATGGCGTGGGGATCGAAGAGAAAAGCCTGCCAAGAATATTTGAGCGGTTTTTCCGCACGGAATGTGGCCGGCGTATGGACGTAACGGGCAGTGGGCTGGGATTGGCAATCTGCAAACATATTATTGAAGCGCATCAGCAAACCATTCATATACGCAGCACGGAAAATGTGGGCACGACCATTGGGTTTACGCTGGCGGCAAAGAAAGATTGGGGGAAGGATGAAGCGGCGGTAGTGAATGGTTAA
- a CDS encoding YceI family protein, translating to MKTGLFIISFLLLSVAAFSQKYFTKNGTVSFQAGTALEDIDATNKSAASVLDAATGQIEFAVLIKGFEFRRALMQEHFNENYMESNKYPKAVFKGKITNLQSISFQKPGSYPAAVSGVLEIHGVKKQVTANGTLKVSGTSVQSLAKFSVNINDYNIAIPGIVRDKIAQTAVVTVNCSYTPLH from the coding sequence ATGAAAACCGGACTATTCATCATCAGTTTTTTGCTGTTGAGTGTTGCAGCATTTTCACAAAAATACTTTACTAAAAATGGTACCGTTTCTTTCCAGGCCGGCACCGCCCTGGAAGATATCGATGCTACTAATAAATCGGCCGCCAGTGTTTTGGATGCAGCCACCGGTCAAATTGAATTTGCTGTTTTGATAAAGGGTTTTGAATTCCGGCGGGCCCTGATGCAGGAACATTTCAATGAGAATTATATGGAAAGCAATAAGTATCCCAAGGCCGTTTTCAAAGGGAAAATAACCAACCTGCAAAGCATTTCCTTTCAAAAACCCGGTTCCTATCCGGCAGCGGTATCCGGCGTCCTGGAAATACACGGCGTAAAAAAACAGGTAACAGCAAACGGCACCCTGAAAGTATCGGGAACTTCAGTTCAGTCACTGGCGAAGTTCTCCGTTAATATCAATGACTATAACATTGCCATTCCCGGTATTGTAAGAGATAAGATTGCCCAGACGGCGGTAGTTACGGTAAACTGTTCCTATACCCCTTTACATTAA
- a CDS encoding ROK family protein → MGAITLAIDIGGSKVKASTLNEKGQLVHDYIKLPTPDPATPQNLIQTIKELVKGFTYDRIAAGFPGYVRDNIVHTAPNLGSKYWDKVDLATLLTKALGKPARVVNDADMLGLGCIKENGFEMMITLGTGFGTAFFLNGKLLPHLEIGQHPCFDSKTYDHCIGQKAYDALGKKDWNKRLEKILKILKTTFNYDHLFIGGGNAKKITFELDATMSIVTNEDGIDGGVQLWKQ, encoded by the coding sequence ATGGGAGCAATTACCTTAGCAATTGATATTGGCGGTTCCAAAGTAAAGGCGAGCACATTGAACGAAAAGGGGCAATTGGTGCACGACTATATAAAACTCCCCACGCCGGACCCGGCTACGCCGCAAAATCTTATACAAACGATAAAGGAATTAGTAAAGGGATTTACCTACGACAGGATCGCTGCCGGGTTTCCTGGGTATGTACGGGATAATATTGTTCATACTGCGCCTAATCTTGGCTCAAAATACTGGGATAAGGTGGACCTGGCTACCTTGCTTACAAAAGCGCTGGGCAAACCGGCACGGGTGGTGAATGATGCTGATATGCTGGGCCTGGGTTGTATAAAAGAGAATGGGTTCGAAATGATGATCACCCTGGGCACCGGTTTTGGAACGGCTTTTTTTCTGAACGGAAAACTATTGCCTCACCTGGAAATAGGGCAACATCCCTGTTTTGATAGTAAGACCTATGACCACTGTATCGGCCAAAAAGCCTATGATGCCCTGGGGAAAAAAGATTGGAATAAACGCCTGGAAAAGATCCTGAAGATTCTGAAAACCACGTTTAACTATGATCATTTATTTATTGGTGGCGGAAACGCAAAGAAAATAACCTTTGAACTGGATGCCACTATGAGCATCGTTACTAATGAAGACGGGATAGATGGCGGCGTTCAGTTGTGGAAGCAGTAA
- a CDS encoding COG4315 family predicted lipoprotein: MKSHFLTQQLSGKTGAVLFIALAATAFIFSGCSADNAYQAPAQMEIQLQTSATLGSYLTDKDGRTLYYFANDSATVNTCTSAACMGKWPVFYSEKLSASTTGSGLTFSDFGVITTAGGAKQSTYMGRPLYYYAPAGDGVREAVGATSGEKVGNVWFVAKPDYTIMITNAQLVGANGKNYTFTITSPTPTYVEGNGKSAYFTDAHGVALYIFKPDKQNTNTFTKPDLSNNAVWPVYEMDKIVVPSLLDKSLFGVITVYGKKQMTYKGWPLYYFGQDAMTMGLTKGVSVPSPGVWPVATKDLVPATP; the protein is encoded by the coding sequence ATGAAATCGCATTTTTTAACTCAACAATTAAGCGGCAAAACAGGCGCCGTCCTGTTTATTGCGCTGGCTGCTACAGCCTTCATTTTTTCCGGTTGCAGCGCCGATAATGCCTACCAGGCCCCCGCACAAATGGAAATCCAATTACAAACAAGTGCTACCCTGGGCAGTTATCTTACCGACAAAGATGGCAGAACCCTTTACTATTTTGCAAACGATTCAGCTACGGTAAATACCTGTACCAGCGCCGCCTGTATGGGAAAATGGCCCGTATTTTACAGTGAGAAGCTAAGTGCTTCCACGACGGGTAGCGGACTTACCTTTTCCGATTTCGGCGTAATAACCACCGCCGGCGGCGCTAAACAAAGTACCTATATGGGCCGGCCATTATATTACTATGCACCGGCGGGTGATGGGGTGCGGGAAGCCGTTGGCGCTACCAGCGGGGAAAAGGTGGGTAATGTATGGTTCGTGGCAAAACCCGACTATACGATTATGATCACCAACGCACAGTTAGTAGGCGCTAATGGTAAAAATTACACGTTCACGATCACCTCCCCAACCCCTACTTATGTGGAAGGCAATGGAAAATCGGCTTATTTTACTGATGCCCATGGCGTGGCATTGTATATTTTTAAGCCCGACAAACAAAACACGAATACTTTTACAAAACCCGATTTGTCTAATAACGCGGTATGGCCGGTTTACGAGATGGATAAAATTGTGGTGCCGTCTCTGCTGGACAAATCACTATTCGGGGTTATTACGGTTTATGGCAAAAAGCAAATGACTTATAAAGGATGGCCCTTATATTATTTCGGGCAGGATGCCATGACGATGGGCCTCACCAAAGGGGTATCGGTGCCCAGCCCGGGTGTATGGCCGGTTGCGACCAAGGACCTGGTGCCGGCAACCCCTTAA
- a CDS encoding DUF5777 family beta-barrel protein: protein MKYLITASLLFAITHLQAQDNDPMQHLLDSASTPQKEYVTGAFKSSRVINDHSMEFIGKHVLDVRILHRFGRVNDGINEFFGLDQASMRLGFDYGLGKNLTIGVGRSTAEKELDGFIKYRPIQQAVGGKGASPVSVVLVTGAALTTIQFPSDAKYTSTTDRMAYYNEVIVGRKFSEAFSLQVSPIYVHRNRVPDQADFNDTYAVGIGSRLKLSKRVAFVADYCYVVSGLNKDVYKNPLSVGFDIETGGHVFQLHFTNSTGMNEKAFITNTTDSWGKGDIRFGFNLSRVFTIGGKKKKTAPEA from the coding sequence ATGAAATATTTAATCACCGCCAGCCTGCTCTTTGCCATTACACACCTGCAGGCACAGGATAACGACCCGATGCAGCACTTGCTGGATTCGGCCAGCACGCCTCAAAAAGAATATGTTACCGGCGCCTTTAAATCAAGCCGGGTCATCAATGATCACTCGATGGAATTCATCGGCAAGCATGTACTGGATGTAAGGATCCTGCACCGTTTTGGAAGAGTCAACGATGGAATTAATGAATTCTTTGGCCTCGACCAGGCCAGCATGCGCCTGGGGTTCGATTATGGCCTGGGCAAAAATCTTACGATCGGTGTGGGCCGCAGCACTGCCGAAAAAGAACTGGACGGTTTTATTAAATACCGCCCCATTCAGCAGGCTGTGGGCGGAAAAGGCGCTTCCCCCGTTTCAGTGGTGTTGGTGACCGGCGCCGCATTGACCACCATACAGTTTCCGTCTGATGCAAAATATACTTCCACCACGGATCGTATGGCTTATTATAATGAGGTTATCGTAGGCCGGAAATTCAGTGAAGCGTTCAGTTTACAAGTATCTCCTATATATGTGCACCGCAACCGGGTGCCCGACCAGGCGGATTTTAATGATACCTATGCTGTGGGGATCGGCTCAAGATTAAAACTTTCCAAACGGGTAGCTTTTGTTGCTGATTATTGCTATGTGGTAAGCGGGCTAAACAAAGATGTCTACAAAAATCCGCTTTCGGTGGGTTTTGACATTGAAACCGGGGGCCACGTATTTCAGTTGCATTTCACCAACTCTACGGGGATGAACGAAAAAGCATTTATTACCAATACTACGGATAGCTGGGGAAAAGGAGATATACGATTTGGCTTTAACCTTTCACGGGTCTTCACCATTGGTGGTAAAAAGAAAAAAACTGCTCCCGAGGCGTGA